From Mobula hypostoma chromosome 8, sMobHyp1.1, whole genome shotgun sequence, the proteins below share one genomic window:
- the LOC134350952 gene encoding V-type proton ATPase subunit B, brain isoform: MALKAVGRMVNGAMGDVMAQGSSLASREHARAVSRDYMSQPRLTYKTVSGVNGPLVILDQVKFPRYAEIVHLTLPDGTKRSGQVLEVSGSKAVVQVFEGTSGIDAKKTSCEFTGDILRTPVSEDMLGRVFNGSGKPIDRGPTVLAEDYLDIMGQPINPQCRIYPEEMIQTGISAIDGMNSIARGQKIPIFSAAGLPHNEIAAQICRQAGLVRKSKDVLDYSEENFAIVFAAMGVNMETARFFKSDFEENGSMDNVCLFLNLANDPTIERIITPRLALTTAEFLAYQCEKHVLVILTDMSSYAEALREVSAAREEVPGRRGFPGYMYTDLATIYERAGRVEGRNGSITQIPILTMPNDDITHPIPDLTGYITEGQIYVDRQLHNRQIYPPINVLPSLSRLMKSAIGEGMTRKDHADVSNQLYACYAIGKDVQAMKAVVGEEALTPDDLLFLEFLQKFEKNFIAQGAYENRTVYETLDIGWQLLRIFPKEMLKRIPQSILAEFYPRDSGGKH; the protein is encoded by the exons ATGGCGTTGAAAGCGGTCGGTCGGATGGTGAATGGAGCCATGGGCGACGTAATGGCCCAGGGGTCGTCGTTGGCCTCCCGAGAGCACGCTCGGGCTGTCAGCCGGGACTACATGTCGCAGCCAAGGCTGA CTTATAAAACGGTTTCTGGTGTTAATGGGCCGCTTGTAATCCTGGATCAAGTAAAG TTTCCCAGGTATGCTGAGATTGTGCATCTCACACTTCCAGATGGTACCAAGCGCAGTGGGCAGGTACTGGAAGTCAGTGGTTCGAAAGCAGTAGTTCAG GTGTTTGAAGGTACTTCTGGTATTGATGCGAAGAAAACAAGTTGTGAATTTACTGGCGATATCCTGCGTACCCCAGTGTCTGAAGATATGCTTG GTCGTGTGTTTAATGGATCTGGAAAACCAATAGATAGAGGTCCCACTGTCCTTGCTGAGGATTACTTAGACATTATGG GTCAGCCCATAAATCCTCAGTGTCGTATCTACCCTGAGGAGATGATTCAGACTGGTATCTCTGctattgatggcatgaacagcatTGCTCGAGGACAGAAAATCCCCATTTTTTCAGCGGCTGGTTTACCACACAATGAA ATTGCTGCTCAGATCTGTCGTCAAGCTGGTCTTGTAAGGAAATCCAAAGATGTTCTAGATTACAGCGAAGAGAACTTTGCCATCGTGTTTGCTGCAATGGGT GTAAACATGGAGACAGCCAGGTTCTTCAAGTCAGACTTTGAGGAGAATGGTTCAATGGATAATGTGTGTCTGTTCCTGAATTTGGCTAATGACCCAAC TATTGAGCGTATTATCACTCCACGACTTGCCCTAACTACCGCCGAGTTTCTGGCATACCAGTGTGAGAAGCATGTGCTGGTTATTCTGACTGACATGAGCTCTTATGCTGAGGCGCTTCGAGAG GTTTCAGCGGCTCGGGAGGAAGTGCCTGGTCGTCGTGGTTTCCCTGGTTACATGTATACTGATCTGGCTACCATTTATGAGAGAGCTGGGCGTGTCGAGGGTAGGAATGGTTCTATCACGCAGATCCCCATCCTGACTATGCCTAACGATG ATATCACTCACCCAATTCCTGATCTGACTGGCTATATCACTGAAGGACAGATTTATGTAGATCGTCAGTTACACAACAGACAA ATCTATCCACCAATTAATGTGCTTCCTTCACTGTCGAGGTTGATGAAGTCTGCTATTGGAGAGGGAATGACACGGAAGGATCATGCGGATGTTTCCAACCAACTG TATGCGTGCTATGCTATTGGTAAGGATGTCCAGGCCATGAAAGCTGTGGTTGGAGAGGAAGCTCTTACTCCTGATGACCTACTGTTTCTGGAATTCCTTCAGAAATTCGAGAAGAATTTTATTGCTCAGG GTGCTTATGAAAATCGCACTGTGTATGAGACCCTGGACATCGGCTGGCAGCTACTGCGCATCTTCCCCAAGGAAATGCTAAAACGAATCCCACAGTCTATCTTGGCTGAGTTCTACCCAAGGGACTCTGGTGGAAAGCATTAA